Genomic DNA from Bombus affinis isolate iyBomAffi1 chromosome 8, iyBomAffi1.2, whole genome shotgun sequence:
GATTGAACCAAATATTGCATCGTtgcgaattaaaaatatatttttcgcgATTATAATTGTGAAGAACATGAAATTCGATATGTTGCATAATTACTTAAGAATAATCAATACGGTCGTGTTCTGCTATGCCATTGCAGAATATAGGGGGGTCTATTGTTTCAGTGAACCAATCCAAATATTGTTTTtcccttccttcttcttctttcttatgACATTATCGCTTTAAATTCCATGCACAAACCCATAAAGTTAAAAAATACATTCTACAAATATTGGACaagtaaaaaattgataaacgcTATAATATACACGCTaaacataatttaaataaagaatTCGAGAACAAAATTCTACAACAGATAGACCCTCCATATTTCTGtacaaaaattgtattttaccTCTATCTAGTTTCTATTCATTCGTCCTACCGGCGTATTACGAAAAACGGATTGCATACACGTTAAAAAAATTGAATCGTCAAGATGGAAGATCAGTGCCAGTCCCACACGAACGGCGGACAGTTATAATTTATGGcacaataaataaatagttctttcgttattacgttattatgCTAATTATCCTTCATGTACAATACAAGAACCGCATGTTTCGTTTCGCTTGAAATTGGACTGACACGTTCCATTAGGAAATGAGAAACAtactaaaaaagaaagaaaaataaaaaaaaggaaagaaagagaacgaTTACCATCCGAAAAAATAAGATCCATATACTGTTTAGAAAATTACCCAACTTATAAACGGGTTAAACATTAGTCcgtttgattaaaattttcaacaatatactaagacatttataaataaatcaTTAACACTCTCTTTCCAGGGACTCTTTTCTCAATTACGAGGAACGCAGACTATGGACACTGAATTAGAATTATTTAGGCCTAGGACACattcaaataaattaattaaagtaaaaataactttaaatataaacaaaatttttgttGTTTTAGTGAAATTATTGTTGTTCTATATTCCAAATCATCTTCTGCTTTCCTCTTACAATGATCGAAACTATTATAAGATTTTAAACTGTTCGATACATCGTAAAGAATAAGTATGTATTGCGCGCAGGAAAGAAAAATAGCAATTCAATCAAAGATTTCACCAGTTCGTGGCCGTTTTCAATATCCAGACATTTCCTATCAGTTACCAAAATTATTACTGTTCACTCAAGAAACGAACTTTTGGTACTGTTTGGTACGGTCTCATTCTCTCTCCCTTCTCAAATCCTTGCAAGTTTCTAATCTTACACCGATACACACTTCACAAAACTCGCTTCaagatattcaaatcaacgaggcattatataaattatattcgaTGGTACCTATACTGTAAAGGAAAAACATCCTCGCACAACATCAATTACATTCAGATCGATCTTAAGGCTGATTTGGTATTTTCTTTCACTAATCAGAATCAACTTATATATTTACAAATccacattattattattttttacctTTTTCGTTTGTCCGTGAGCTGGTATTTTTCAACACTTTTCAACAAACGAATTACATTATCTACGTACGCTGCTGCAACCGTTAACGGCTGCGAAAATCTCATGGTCAACGAGGAATCATTAATTCACCTTTGACGATGATATACATTAAACACAAAAATGTTTTAAGACAGTTACAACGAATCGTACGCAACAATGTTGAAGTTTAAAATCATTTGGAAAAAATATCGAAGAGACTTctacaaatgaaattttcatgCAAAACAATCATTTTATTcccattaatattattttagttttgttaaatagaaattaatcaaatacAAAAATCACATTGAGGAATTCGAATCTTTTTCTAGACTCTgtcaaaaatatattcaaattaatGATCCTCTATTTACGTTTAGTAATTTATAAAAGTTAATGGTactacgataataataataattataataataataataattaagagCAGTTTTAATTTACGCGTAAGAGAAAtatgtgcgaattactttatgtAATATAAAGACGAAATCGTTCGACACTTATGAAAGCCCTGCCTCTCTTTtagcaaaaaagaagaaacaattttataagaaaaattaattaatacctTTTATCAATCAGTCACAACTTTCATTTACAACACAATAGCTTACATGATTACAAGGCGATTACACGTCAGAAGTTAGTCCGCAAAGATATTAGATACTGACAACAAACCATTCCTATTAATTAGATATTGATAAACTTATGACACAGTGATTGATGCCAACGTTAACttaaaaacaaaacaaaacaagaaataaaacaaaagaaaaatataaaaagaaaagatacaACAAATTACAAAAAACGAAACATACGTGGTAACATTGCGCCGTTCAATATGGTGTGCGATCGTAAAAAACGCTAGAAATGATTGCACACCCGTATCTGTGAGTCAGCATCAATCATTTGTCTTTATAAAATTGACTAAAAACGCAACGTTTGCATTAATTTAATATGGGCCTGTATTAAAATAGTAACTATGAACAACAGAGGGCATAGTAGCATTAAATGTGACACATGTGTAAAACTATATGACGAGAGGCATGTCTTTCTTGTTCGGCAAATTCACCTTTTTACCTTGCCAAAGGCTGTTGTGTATCGTAAAGGCATCTATGGTCACAGTCAGATGCTTTGTGTGTACTTGAGAAAAGCATTTTGCTCCTGaattgtatctaaaaacaaagaattatattataaatttattatatacattattGTACTCACAAGAGTTacatagtatatgtatatattcaaTCCACGTGATTATGCAAATGGTACATACGAGAAAAAggttttcacatttttcaatgTCCTTGCTTAATAACATGGTATTGCAATGTAGAATGAGATCAAGAAGTAGAATGAGATAGAAGTACATCTACaataaaaatctaaaaataaaaatctatgaTGACAAACTTACTTGAAAAATTTGTCGAACATTTTATCCATGACTTGTTTCGGTCCAGTACCATATAACTTTGAAACTTCTTCTCTATCTGGGCAGTATGAGTAGAGAGCCCGGAATTGGCAGCCAGCATCTCGAAATAAGATAAGAAAATGCTTGCTTTCTGATCTTGCAATTTCGTCCAAAACTCTTCTCTTAGCTTCCTTATTTACCGTTCCCGGAAACACACAATACTCCACAGCGTTTAGCATAATGCCACGATTTGACTTGGTGGTTGGTTGTTTATACAATCTCGGACCTATTGACAAAAAGAAACCAATCTCATAAAGTTTACGCAATATAAACTTCATCAGTGAATAATTGCTTGCTTAACAACttaatttaacaaaattttcCACGTGGAGAATTTAAGTGTATTCCACATCTCCTAAAAAAAGAACATTTCTTCATAAAGATGGCaacaaatttcaatttataaattatgaatTCTTACATTTGTACCTGAGtagtaaataaatgaaatttgtaaCTAACTTTCTTAAAATCCTTACCATTATAGTCCATCATCGAACTTGGTGTACTACTGATATCGCTGCTACCATCATCGAACACGCGTCTCTTGGTCATCAAACCGGGAGGTAAAGAACCAGGTCCTGATGGCGACGGAAGATGCCTCATGCTACCCATGCCCGGACTCGGTGCTCTCCTAGGAGGTGTAGCTCTGCCCAGTCCGCTGTCCGTATCTGTGTATCGACACATCATACCGTCTTGATCACTACTCGAACCTGCGAACGCAAGCTCGGTATATgaagatagaaataaaaaaaaaaagactcgaACGTATGTGTCCGTCCACGAGATAAAGGACAAGAGATACGGCCTTTCAACAGTCAGTCCAATGTATAATACGTTTATACCCATCCAAGCAAGAGGAATTTGAACGGaatcaattttattaattactaaaCAGTTAGTCCCTGATACGGATTGTGAGATATTAGTCACTTGTTAGACTTACGAAGGACCTTCAAGAGTATCCATCTTCATAGCTTGCGTCCAATATAAaaactttgaaaaatatatatcatacaaatattaaaaatttgttttctttttaattctatGTATCGTCTAAGTTGTTCAAACAGTAAAACTTTTCATGATTCTAAGATAATCTAAGCAACTATTTATTCGAGGAATTTCGAAAACCATAACGATTCCGACAATTTGACTCAGATACTATTTAATCTAACACTTTGTAAAACGCGACGAAAAAACAGTGGACAAATTCATTTGTGGTAAAACATATGATTGCTAGTAGTAATTTTGCGATTTTAGCGGACAAACGAAGCATAACAAATTCATCTATAGACAGTATAATCCGTTAAATGCAGTAGTAAATGTATTAACTCATGCAGCACTTATGAGCTCTATTGAGAAATATAATGCTCTTCGCTAAGATGAATTTACTATGCTATATTACCATAATACCTGGAAATAAAAATAGAGAGGAATGACAGAACAAATACATATTCAACATAAGTGATGGATAAGATGATACAGGACCTAAATGTGAGTCAGAGTGAAAGGTTATTATATGGAAACTGGAACCACCAACAATAATCTGAAAAACACTGAAAACATTGGTACCCATAACCAGTGCTGTACAACAATAAGCCCAACAAGCATCAACTTAAATTTATCTGCAGCAAATGAGTTATCCTGTGAATGAGAATCAAAATTTTATCTGCTCATAGAGGAACATTTTGAGAAGTAAAGAAGTAaagacaatttaaaaaaaaaaaggctgGGAAGCGCTTATGTATCATTTATCTCTCAAGCAATAGAATATAAACATAGCAGATAGAATTTCGAACACATCTAAACAATGTGCTGTTGGTGTATGCGTGTAAGTATATCACTGCCACCTGTGCTCCGATCTGCCACCATGCGACTACGTGTATGCTATGTAGCCTACAAAAAATTGGAACGGTGTACGGGACACGTAAAATATACTTTTGCACGATAGAAGGGGGATTAAACGTATTCCAAGTCACTGGTGCTTCTTACCACACAAATTCATCAAGGAATTAGACTTTCTCCCCTTAAAGTTTTGGTAACTCGGGTATTTAGGCCTGCCTCTAACCTGTTGCTGAGGCTCCTGCACATCTGCAATAATGCAATGTTTACCTTGTTACATTCCAAACGCTATGTACGATCAAAGATTAATAGTAGGGGATGCTTCAATCGTACGTCATTGCATCAGGGGCAGAGTCTAACTACGAGCCATGTCCACTAGGAACATCAAAAACTCAAGGTAGCCAGTGCAGGTTGGTGCAGAACAATGTTGCGTTCCAACTGAAAGATGTCTACTATAAGGCGCTACTTAAAAATAAAGTCATACCCTTAAGTAACCTTACTTAGGTAATTTGAAGAATAATCAAATGCTAATGAAATATTCAACATTGTAAGATTCATACGTAGCTGCCCATACCAGTGATACATCCTGCAACGAGTCTACTTTCATCAAGCCAAACGTTTAAAGGAACATGATTTAAGGCATTCTTTCTATAAACAATATTCAACCCACCTCTAGATGTTTTGTAGGAACCACGTCGACCAAGTTGATTCATACTTCGACAAGGGGAGGAACCTCTACCGTCGTCGGGTGAATCTACGGAAGATACTAAAATAGGGTACCTCTATTACAATCAGTTAGTTCCTCTCCAGGACGATACTAAATACTATATATGTTCTTAAGAATATGTTCTGCTACGACATTACATTAATAAacagatattttaaataaatttgaagcATGCAAAATTGTACGAAAAGAAAAGTgccataatatatatatatatatatcattcacacgttaaaaattaataattttgaaaaaaaaatattgaacaCAATATATCGTCAAGTATTTTCCATTCTTGCTTATATATATTTGATACAATAATATTGCATTTTTTTCTGTTATATATGAAGTGATTGTATATATGTTATAACTAATTAATTTGGGAATATTTCCATAAATTTTGCCGTCAAATATTAGAAGCAGCAAGTATAAACAAAACACTCCAATCAGCATGTTAATAATCATAGGATGACATTTAATATTCCAATAATTTGTTACTTGTTTAGCTCTTCTTATGCAAAgctaacaaatatatatatatgtgatgTTTTAGATATATACGCGAGTCAGAGAGTGTGTGTTGTGCATACCCCTGAGACTGCCGCCCCGATAAAGAGGGCCGGAACGTCGTTCATCGAAATGGGCAGCAGTGAGACTGTCCTGCGAGCCTCGGTAGTAATCTCGCCTCATCGTCGGAGAAGTCAGCGACGCTACAGTAAGTGTGTTAGTGCAAAACAATCAGCTCGAAATTTCTTTACTATTCTAGTTTATTCAAATGAGTATCTAGGTAATGTATGAGATCAGTTCGCTGTGCAATGTTTTCATCTGGAACGATCGACGGCTAAACTAGTATAGCCGAAAAAATTTAGAGCTTATGGAATTGTGACTGGGTGAGCTcccataaaacaaaagaaaacaaCAAGAAAATCAGTATGAAAAACACGACGttactaaaggaaaaaaaaattagATCTTTCGGACTTGAATTTTCGCCATGCAAAAAATAAATGCAATTACATTACAACACTAAGAAACTGTTACTATTAGATTATAATAAAGGAATATACTTGTTACGATAGCAGTGGTAACTGTTATCTTGGAGGTGACTTAATACATGTACAGTAATATATGTTAAAATATGTTGGtcattacattatataaataacaatCATTTTAACTATATGTATCCTATTTAATTTCCTCTCCAAGAAACACTGATCATTGCAGTGAATAATTGTTTCACTACCAAATGTTAGATTCGTTATTATACCTGTACTTAGATTAGAAGAAGAACCCTTCTTTCCACGGCTCGGCGTAAGAGCTCCAGAATCCAACTCCGTACCAGCATCCACATGAATCGTTTTGGGTCGAGGTCGAGTTGTTGCAGTCTTGTTACGCAATTTCGTTGGTTTTATTGTATTAAGAAGTTCTTTATCGATAACCTTGCCCTAAGTAATAGTAACAATTTCTAGCGATTAATTCAATTAAAACACTATTGATGACAGAAAACTTAGAAAAAGCATTCACTTCTCTTTCTGCCTCTTCTATTGCTTTCTTTACTTTATGTTGTTCTAAAATAGCTGCCCTTCGTTGCCTTTCCTCTTCCTTTTTACGAGCTCTTTCTTctgctttcaatttttcttgtTCTCGACGAGCTTGCGCTTCTacctcttttctctctttcatcTCTTCTTGTTGCTGTCTTCTTTGTAATGATAAGAGCATTATACGTTCCTTTTTCCGTTCCATTTCATCAAGAGAATTCTACAACAATATTCCAATAAAGTGTATGTaaggtaaaagaaaaaaaaaagattgtaCAGCGACAAAATTCATGCGAAGTTTATCGCATAACTTACTGGATCAGGATTTGCTAATTGATTTCCAATTATTAAACCAACTCCAGATTGTCGACTCTCTCCACTCATCTCATGTCGTTCTCTttgcttttctctttctccttctctttgTATTTCTCTATCTCTAATTTCTTGCCGTTGGAAGTCTCTCTCGTCTATCTGACGCTGCTTTTCTCGATCAGAATCTCGTTGAATTTCCAGCTGTTTCTGCCTATCCATAACAATCGCAGAAGGAGAGTCAGGACGCATCGTAAAATCTTCACTGTCAACATATGAAGACACGCCTCTTtcctaaagaaaaaaaaaaattacacatttattatatacataacaCGTCCTGTATACGGAttctaaaatttttaaattatcattaCATATTTACCTTTTTAGGGGATGTCCTTTTCACTCTAAGGGTTGGTTTTGGTTTTTTCGGCGCGTCATTATCAAAGCAGATATAAAATCCTTTTTCACCAGCATCCGTTGGATCTAAAGGCGTTACCTCTGGTGTACCTGATGGAGATGGTGTGGCTTCTCTTAATGATGGATGAGGTTGAAATGAATTACGTGATATTGAAGGTCTAGTTGGTGATGGAATTCTATATGTACGGCTGCCGGACGTGATGTTTAAACCTCTTATACCTTGTGTAAGCTCATCATCATTTCCTTTAAAACACATGAATGAGTGAACAAAAAGAGGATGAAAACAAAAACATAAACGTAATGAATTCTTTGAAGATATTACACATGATATGTTTTTAGGTGAATGGGGAAAAAAAAACACTTACCAATAAATGATATATTCTGAGGCTTCATGTCATCAACAGGTGGAGCTGGAACAGGTGCGTGCATTGCAGTAATTTGTCTTTTTTCAGTAGGGCTTTCACACTTAATCGGTATATGGTGTACAGTTGGCCTTTTTGGTTCAGGACTTTCACTCATTAACTGACTTATTCGATGAACCTACATATCAAAATTGAGGATAGAAAATTTGGTAGCGACgacattaatataatatataaactaTCAAACTGTCACAAATAAACGAACCTTATAATGATAACTATACGAATTAGTAAAACTGGATGAATGAAAAAACTGCATTTTTAGTtgtataaatcttttaaaaaGGCAGGTAATTTAAAAAAGGGAGAGGAGCGCTCGAACGTTGAAACTTCAATCCGAGGAGCGTCTGCTATACTAGGTGTGAAGAGAGTATCTATAAATGTGCATTACATCACTAACTGGTTCCATGACAGTTTCttacatatacacatacatgTATGAAGCAATTCATTTACAATCTAATTGACCAAAAAAAGTAGCGAATAATATACAATCTTAACAATAAAACAAAACTTCTCTGTTAGTTTAAATTAgtattatgaaaatatatataattatttatttttattttttacgtgcttaaaatataaattttattaaaaatacattaattAAAACGAAGTTTGATAAATTGGACTTCAAGAATttaagatatattttaatattgtttccataaataaaataaaattttaaataatacttagataaaaatagaaataaaaatttttccttgtgaattattaaagaaaaataaaaatcaaatagAATAACTAAAGATCATTATACTCACAGCATTGCGATGTTGTGGACTAGCAGAAGATGGTGGTGTTTGATTAAAGATAGATGTAGATGATGGATATGTAGGACCAGGATGACTCATTTGATTATTACAAAGACTATGATCTCCACCATTGAGGTACCTCGGTTCTTGAGGAGTATCGTGTAGAACAAATCCTTTCTGTTGAGGTGGATGCGTTCCCCAATTTCGTGTATCTTGATATAAGCGCATGTCTTGTTGATAAGCTACATAAAGTTTTGAAAGATTTAtgttaaaaattatgaaaacatCAATAGATTAAATCCTAGGCTGTTATAATGTACATACGTGTTGGTTGAGTACTATATCGTGGATCCATTGACTGCTGATAGCCCACAGCAGCCATTTCATTTGCTAAGCTTTGAGTTGGAGGTGGTTGACCCCACATTCGTCTTTGCAATTGGGGTTGATCATGTAGATAAAACTGAGATTGCTGAGTATCTTGTAATTTGGATGTTAATGGATTTATAGGCGCCATTCCAAAATTCTAAACAGGGaaggaaaaaagatataaatgttttagatgttattataaaataactaaattacgGAACTGGAAAATAGTACATACTTGCATATGTTGTTGACTAAGACTTTGCAATTGCTGAAACTGTTGCTGTATTTGCTGTTGATGCTGTGTCATTAAATGCTGCTGCTGTATTTGATTTTGCTGATTTGCTAAACGTTGTATATCAGCTTGTATTTCACTAAGACTGTTATTCATTCTGCGAAAAGGTGTACATATTCTTTTTCAACAGATTTGATAAAACGAAATCTTTgtatattataaaatgaaaatgtaTACTAACTGTGATATAGATTGATGATATTGCTCAAGATCCATGTTCTCAATATCTGGAGTGCGTCTTGTTTCAATAAATGGGGCGTTACCGTCATGCTCTAACCATTTATGTTCAACATCCCGAACATCCTCACTAATTTCCTATGATCATTGGTACAAATATTAAATGATTATTTGGAATATGTAAAGAATGTATTCTCtcataatattaatatactGCACACCTACAGGTACATTAgccattttgtattttatccaTTTCTCAATATCTAATAATTGATGACAATCTTGCAACataatatacgtatatcttTTGACATATgcacaaatatttcaattaaaaataaataatatacttgTAGATGTATAAGTAAACAGAAGTTTAATGTGTGTgaacaatataatattattgGTGATCATTTAAATTGAAGACCCGTAATATTGATGACCTAAAGCTTAGAGTCAGTTTATAAGTCATATTTTTCTATAGTAATTTTAAGAGCTGAAATTGCCTTTCAATGCGATTTTCCCTTGAAGTAGTAGATAAGATTACAATAAACACAGATCAATGTCTACAATTAACTACTGTAAAAATGTACACATATAACAATAGATCAGTCCAGTTCAAAGTATTCATACATACATCACATATGTATTCCAATGTAAGATTGGTTTTGTTAATGTTTTTGTGCTAAAGTATGTTTAGAACACAAGTGTAAAACCACCACCACAAACAATAATTTCAAATCAAATTTCAAACACGTCTCTATAGATTCTTATCCAGGGAGTGTTTAGTACTGTACCATGCGTTCCGAGAGCGATATTGTACAAAATTGCATTGAAACGTGGGAACAGAGTAGCAAACTTGATCAAAGACCACAGAATGCATTGAGACTGTTTCGTTTTCCTCTATGACTAAATGTAAGCAACGATAAGCAGAATAATCATacattgttaaaaaaaaagactcaaTTGAGATTATTTTCTGATTAAAAGAAATTATAGAAAGCACATTTTCTATCTTACTTGCAGCGTACTAaggcaattattattattattgctctTTACTTGTTTCTTATattaagaattaaaaataagaGATCAAAGTCCTTTTAATGATATCTTTAAAAGCAAAAGTACAAAAGAAGTTAACGAATGTCTAGAAGCCATACATAAGCCATGTATGTAAATTGCTAGACGAATCAGCAAATATTTCTCTTTCAAATGTTCATCTACAGGAACACTGTTGTATAATATCGTACCTTGAGCGAGAAGGGTCTCTGTGGTTTTTCTTGAGAGGGTTGTTGGGTTACAGGGGTCGTCTCGGAAACACTTGTCGGGGTCTCCCCCGAAGATCCGGAGGTTACAGGAGTGGGGGGACCAATTTCAGCCGGACTGTCCCCCCCAGACGTTGATGAAGAGGGAGATTTAACCTTACCCTGCAACCAGCCCAAGCACCGTGCCTTGTTAAGTACTTGGAGTCCGCATATGCTGAGTCCAATATGTCATCAACCACCACACCATGGTCGGACTTCTCCGCAGCCAAATATATACGTTACATTCAAGCACTAAACGCCAAAGCCAATTCAAAGACTTGCAAATACTTAATTACCAATAGCTTTCTTCGCTATTGCACAACTGAATAATTCTTTTTAAGTAAGTACGATAGAACTTCCATAGTGCACAATGTTCCCAACTAAAGTGAATGAGTAAATAGGTATCCGTTTATCTGATTACTTGAAGAACTTGAAAAGAAACATAGCGTTTTTACTGCCTTTATCTTCTACATTCTCAGATATAAATTATCTTTTACTAGGAATTACAATTCTTATAATTTGATTTCGTTTATATTTAGGATTTTTCAGTTTTTctaaatttaatatcaatagATGAGAAGTAAGTCAATTTGAATATAACTTTCTCGGTTAAAAGTTGCTAATTACTAATGTAAAACATGCATACCGTCACCAAATTAATTTAAACGGTTACTTGTTTATTACTCACATTACTTATTTAgagatatttttacataaacatGTATAAAGCGGAGGAACGAGAACGGCATCCAAGGAATTGATAatctattttattatacaaagtGTGTAGTCTACGTTCAATTTTATAATTCTGTAATAATAGAACTTTATCATATCAGCATGCACTTACCACCAAGTACAGCTGAAagataagaaagaaaaacgtATTACAATAGTTTAGCTGGCAATAAAGATTATCTGCATTAACCATGATAGGCGTCAAAATTATATCACATTTGCAACTACACACAAAGATTCATCGCTCCAGAAGCTAATGATATGACAGAAATATAGATGTTACGGAAAGAAATTAACAAGTATCGAAAAATATGCGGCATTTACCTGAAATAAAACATTATTATCGCAAGCTCACTTACAACGCTACTTCACAGTAATTGAATATAGTAATACAGCCAGTTATAAAATCAAATAAACGTTATAGAagcaaatatataataaatatcgaaTTGCTTGTGGATCTAAAGAAATTTCGttacagaagaaaaagaaactgttCGACGTTCGATACAATATAATTATGCATTGCTCTATACTAAACACCCGTGGCTAAATTTCAAATACCTCATGGCTGTATTCAATGCTCTGTTTCGTTTCGATTTATCTCCTTTCCCCTATTCTTGTACGAGAACAATCGAAGATTAATTCCTCCGGTATACTAAGTATAATTAAAAACGAGAAAACGAAGCACATATACGCTCTCTAAAAATACTTATTCTCATATC
This window encodes:
- the LOC126919322 gene encoding patronin isoform X5; this encodes MWSAITRLFVKGKTEESAPRTKDRTCDGVPDTVVHVFDAMDRNAGDDRRKGPAGEQHHDGAESEHFSDAYDSRQAKQRASVKWLLSKAYNNRVPENLRDPYYIDNENQEHLKPQIVHALSNAELYCLALANIYSDPNYHNQNHCGILQALARKGVYLAEPNNTQLTETILIQNSPLKMSAHMAVIEGLMVLYAKEVVTGDRVVSAIRRFDPQAEVDVPADHEKGLLLWISHASNALIAKIQAEEGAGDKTRLPELPAAKDFQSLCDGVGLAAVVAFYCPGELNWMDIRVSKRPSVADALHNLSLVHAFCNRCLPYSIFHMLPEDVTYMRGCMKQNLVVFLADMYNVLEIHPAKCVRYPGEERAMQFLDACPRNSHGVAHKRSLPQSIAPIPDLRSNLSVSAPGFTVAKAPSSSSVKKSQSLQQTAENYSHDDRRAGSEESFVVHRGKGIPTLSSVADEKSITRVDAAGRPSNWEEQRRSSYAGRRSRRNSVSDDSQLTIENFGGSQDNLHNFGRNPDKEVGAHIGKRSTTEPTLPARSSVQDVYGSGVQHILSDNGYDKEEPPRLRRQTSNSSLDNVALKQILHSSENVNSDGDTSKLASFANLSRQSSEKGINLTYTEQERDDSKSNLSNKKLGQTNGNRNGEKKTTFATLPNTTTWQQQSNQQSQQMEQHSVDENGGNTIMASQLNNIRLKLEEKRRHIENEKRRMEVVMSKQRQKVGKAAFLQAVTKLYLVGKVKSPSSSTSGGDSPAEIGPPTPVTSGSSGETPTSVSETTPVTQQPSQEKPQRPFSLKEISEDVRDVEHKWLEHDGNAPFIETRRTPDIENMDLEQYHQSISQMNNSLSEIQADIQRLANQQNQIQQQHLMTQHQQQIQQQFQQLQSLSQQHMQNFGMAPINPLTSKLQDTQQSQFYLHDQPQLQRRMWGQPPPTQSLANEMAAVGYQQSMDPRYSTQPTPYQQDMRLYQDTRNWGTHPPQQKGFVLHDTPQEPRYLNGGDHSLCNNQMSHPGPTYPSSTSIFNQTPPSSASPQHRNAVHRISQLMSESPEPKRPTVHHIPIKCESPTEKRQITAMHAPVPAPPVDDMKPQNISFIGNDDELTQGIRGLNITSGSRTYRIPSPTRPSISRNSFQPHPSLREATPSPSGTPEVTPLDPTDAGEKGFYICFDNDAPKKPKPTLRVKRTSPKKERGVSSYVDSEDFTMRPDSPSAIVMDRQKQLEIQRDSDREKQRQIDERDFQRQEIRDREIQREGEREKQRERHEMSGESRQSGVGLIIGNQLANPDPNSLDEMERKKERIMLLSLQRRQQQEEMKERKEVEAQARREQEKLKAEERARKKEEERQRRAAILEQHKVKKAIEEAEREGKVIDKELLNTIKPTKLRNKTATTRPRPKTIHVDAGTELDSGALTPSRGKKGSSSNLSTASLTSPTMRRDYYRGSQDSLTAAHFDERRSGPLYRGGSLRVSSVDSPDDGRGSSPCRSMNQLGRRGSYKTSRDVQEPQQQVRGRPKYPSYQNFKGRKSNSLMNLCDTDSGLGRATPPRRAPSPGMGSMRHLPSPSGPGSLPPGLMTKRRVFDDGSSDISSTPSSMMDYNGPRLYKQPTTKSNRGIMLNAVEYCVFPGTVNKEAKRRVLDEIARSESKHFLILFRDAGCQFRALYSYCPDREEVSKLYGTGPKQVMDKMFDKFFKYNSGAKCFSQVHTKHLTVTIDAFTIHNSLWQGKKVNLPNKKDMPLVI